ACTACTAATCGATCTTGCTTATTCCAATCCGCTTCACCACAGCGTTTCTGATGGCATCCGTCTGCAAATGCCAACCCTTATGCTCTATTCCAGACATGTACTTCCTCACTTCCATTTTTATCATCTCCTGCATCGCACCTAGGAACTCCGCACTAAATAACTCCGATTCTCTGCCAACCCCGCCTGTGGTACGAGTTGCCTGAACCATATTCCGGGTCGGGCTCGCGACTGAATCCGATCCATACCCGGATGTCGAAATGGATCCTGGCAATGAGAGGCACAGTGAGGTTGGAGGATCGTTGGAGTTCGCAACCTGCTCATGATTCGACGGAACAATCGAACCGCTTCTAGCTAAGGGTCTGTATACAGGAAGCGGCGGCGATAGAGACGAGTCGCTCAACTCGGATCCGGATGGACTACTCGGGTTAAACCCAAACCCGGAAGCGACGATGACTGGACCTGGACCAACGCTGGCAGATCTCTTCAGAGGCTGATGCAAATCCGGATCGTTGAAATCATCACCCATGGCGGAGCATTTACGCTTGAGCGTCGAATTCCAGTGATTCTTAATCGCGTTATCCGTGCGGCCATTCAAAAGGCGAGCAATGGTGGCCCACTTATTCCCAAATTTGGCGTGAGCTCTGATAATGGCGTTATCCTCTTCAGCAGTAAACGGCCGGTGCTCAACCCGAGGTGAAAGCTGATTACACCATCGGAGACGGCAAGATTTTCCAGAACGACCAGGAACCGACTTACTGATCAACGACCAATTTCTGGGTCCGTAGGTTTGAACCAATCTCTTCAACGACTCATCCTCCTCTGGACTCCACGGACCCTTAATCCGATCCACATCCTTCCTCATAGACTCCATGGATCAAAGgttctaaaacaaaatattcaaatttaaaaaagcaagaaaaaagaaaaggcgtCTGAAAATTTGTACagaattgagaagaaaaggcGAAGGGGTTTTATGAAAGCAGCGTAGGCGAGGAGGCCTCACCCTGTTTGTTAAAGAATAAGTGAGGAAGGAAAGGAGGATATTTATATGAGAAAAGATAAGAATGACCGGTTGAGCCGGTTGCACAGTAGAGGAGGATGCTTCGAGGGAAGGTAGTTATTCGCATACAGCTGTAAAGGACACGTGTCAATTATCTACGGCGCATGTTTAGTCATAACTGGGACCCATTTGGAAAACTGCCTTACCTGCACACTGCAACAGGTATTTAGGTAATTAGCCAAATTCATgtaatggtaaaaaaaaaagtaacggcatttgaaaatgttatgaaattaaagtcATGAAATTTGGTCCGTTAGGCTTTGTTTGAGGATTATTAATTGATGGTAAATTAAATGAAGGGGAAAGGCGGTGAGGGAGCCGTTGGAAAGGaggtttaaattgaaattcaaacgAGGTgttatttagttaattaagaaaataagaagaagaagaaaaaaaagaaaataggataagaataatttaaaagagagTACGGTTGGGAAGTTGGACGGGAGCGGAGGTGTTTGACCAGAACAGCCTGGACAGCATTtggaaataattattttaagtgaATTATATACCAACACAcaaacatatttatatatNaaaaaaaaaaaaaaaaaaaaaagatatttacaAATCGCAATGAGTTGCTGAGCTGGCCATAGAACGACAAAAACTTCAGTAGCAGAATCGCAGGAAGAACGCCTTTGCTTTACTATCATGTCAGTCCAGGCTGTAAACTCTGCCCACTAACCAATTATATAATACCACGTGGAACTTGCCACCATACTTTATAAAACTTCCAAACCCCCCTCCACCGCCTTTCCCGTTTTCACGTAActtgtatttcttttctttttctttttgttttcgtgTTTTTTCGTCTTCTCATTTTGCCCTTAAAATtaacttaatatatattaaaattataatatatgaaatcATTTTGGGGTGGgggaataatatattaaattaatataaaccaCAAACCTgtttccaaaataaataaaatcatatttcCTAATGGATTGAGTCCAAATCCGTCCCTATCAACAATGGAATTCCCgcaataataaagaaaaaatatcacAACCATTACTATGACAGCTATACAGACGCCGATCTTCCAAACTAAATACTATGAAAAGAATCCCCCTTGtctttttatgaaaaatagacattcaaattttaaaatataatcattTAGGCCGccttctttcaaaaaaaaattaaagattttaatttgtagtttttcattttcagaacacatttacttttttattttccgcCTACCTTTTCAACTCACCTACAAATGTTAcaacaatttcaaataaacaataaaataccTTTTGAAACCCactttattaataattaaatcttttcgagtatgtttaaaataaataatccttCCAAATAAGCTAATGAATAATCCTTCCCACTTGCAGTCCAAACCTCCAACCAGAAAGGCTGAGATACCAATTAAGCCCAATGGGCTCGGAAC
The nucleotide sequence above comes from Cucurbita pepo subsp. pepo cultivar mu-cu-16 chromosome LG11, ASM280686v2, whole genome shotgun sequence. Encoded proteins:
- the LOC111805965 gene encoding transcription factor MYB44-like, with the translated sequence MESMRKDVDRIKGPWSPEEDESLKRLVQTYGPRNWSLISKSVPGRSGKSCRLRWCNQLSPRVEHRPFTAEEDNAIIRAHAKFGNKWATIARLLNGRTDNAIKNHWNSTLKRKCSAMGDDFNDPDLHQPLKRSASVGPGPVIVASGFGFNPSSPSGSELSDSSLSPPLPVYRPLARSGSIVPSNHEQVANSNDPPTSLCLSLPGSISTSGYGSDSVASPTRNMVQATRTTGGVGRESELFSAEFLGAMQEMIKMEVRKYMSGIEHKGWHLQTDAIRNAVVKRIGISKID